A stretch of the Argentina anserina chromosome 6, drPotAnse1.1, whole genome shotgun sequence genome encodes the following:
- the LOC126800632 gene encoding protein SWEETIE isoform X1, which produces MAAKKNLKDNLLPLSQFGVLVAQLESIVASASQKPPEPLLCFDLLSDLISAIAVEPKESILLWQRKCEDALYSLLVLGARRPVRHLASVAMARVISKGDSISIYSRASSLQGFLSDGKKSDPHKVAGAAQCLGELYRYFGRRITSGLRETTMIATKLIRFHEEFVRQEALYMLQNALEGSGGSAAASAYTEAFRLIMRFAVGDKSFLVRIAAARCLMAFAIIGGPGLGVGELDNSASFCVKALEDPVSSVRDAFAEALGSLLALGMNPVAQVQPRGKGPLPPAKKLEGGLQRHLALPFAKATGARSKDVRVGITLSWVFFLQAIRLKYMHPDTELQNYAVQVMDMLRADASVDAYTLACVLYILRVGVTDQMTEPTQRSFLVFLGQQLMSPDASPSMKIAGLRTVSYTLKTLGEVPVEFKEVLDDTVVAAVSHSSQLVRIEAALTLRALAEVDPTCVGGLISYGVTMLNALRENISFEKGSTLQIELDSLHGQATVLAALVSISPKLPLGYPARLPRSILEVSKKMLTESSRNPLAATIEKEAGWLLLSSLLASMPKEELEDQVFDILSLWVSLFTGNPQNETNQTGDLISRIRMWSAAIDALASFLRCFLSHDAKNNRILLQPVLVYLSRALSYISLIAAKELPNVKPALNIFIIRTLIAYQSLPDPMAYKNEHPQIILICSSPFREAFGCEESSCLRFLLDKRDAWLGPWIPGRDWFEDELRAFQGGKDGLMPCVWENEVSSFPQPEPVNKTLVNQMLLCFGVMFASQDSGGMLSLLVMIEQSLKAGRKQPWHAASVTNICVGLLSGFKALLSLRSQPLALDILNSAQAIFQSILAEGDICPSQRRAASECLGLLARLGNDIFTARMTRSLLADLTGATDSNYAGSIAFALGCIHCSAGGMALSTLVPSTVSSISLLAKSSIAGLQIWSLHGLLLTIEAAGLSYVSQVQATLGLALDILLSEENGWVVLQQGVGRLINAIVAVLGPELSPGSIFFSRCKSVVSEISSGQETATLLESVRFTQQLVLFAPQAVSVHTHVQTLLPTLSSRQPVLRHLAVSTLRHLIEKDPVFVVDEQIEDKLFQMLDEETDSEIGDLVRTTIMRLLHASSPSRPSHWMSICRSVVLATSMRNADAINGLGNDLVGAEGGPSLNSGEDDDNMVSGSKGSSEFSLSRDKHLRYRTRVFAAECLGYLPGAVGKNAAHFDLGLARDQSTNGRASGEWLVLHIQELIALAYQISTIQFENLQPIGVLLLSTIIDKFERTPDPELPGHLLLEQYQAQLVSAVRTALDSSSGPILLEAGFQLATKIFTSGMIEGDQIAVKRIYSLISRPLNDFKDLYYPSFAEWVSCKIKIRLLAAHASLKCHTYAFLRRHQTEVPDEYLALLPLFSKSSDILGKYWIRVLKDYSYICLRVHLKAKWNPFLDGIQSPLVSSKLQPCLEESWPVILQAIALDAVPVNLEENKYSKPTDRITSRNCLLSGHSMVKLESEDYQFLWGFALLVLFQGQSSTLSGLKNQVSFVKAYNRGDPSSEELSSSVVKLFEIVLPVFQFLSTKRFASAGFLSMDICNELLQVFSYSIYMDNSWDTLSVSVLSQIVENCPETFYEPENFAYLAMELCLAYLYKVFQSTEAISLDKSLEDLISSILVTAKTLVNSFRPKKQLVSAALAFLLIGYKGIREVSTNFCFSRLIEYFNCTSLLFKRYIDGICSVGDDGILQMRKILGTCLNEITNLTKDCIKCIQMLENKRSDLHALLQTKLAFSLEQTISFAKLSYEMDYIRDHTDGDSMYYGMFKYCTRCVQTVLTDSSLQVQRIGMQVLRNLIQKGTNVEDDTFLMLFIGELASDLFLIMQNMLKKPVTAEAASVAGECLGLLVLLQTSSKSSECQRGFMNLLLEAVLVIFKSSEEGSSQEVDKLRSTAVRLVSHLAQVPSSAVHFKDVLLSMPLTQRQQFQGFIRASVSQELTTAHMKPATPFLEIKLPVPAVVSKETQPPLPATTANRPASDIERDEEEEEDEDEDDWDAFQSFPATTNAAENDSRVDDAFETPNLVEKTSTSEVNTESDQFHGDSVSQTLNNVEATSTPGHQEAGEAEVISDSLDDLPSSKGLHVRNVETDEPHDSQTNGIEASDDRKERDNKLLSGPEVGMGTELNKVTEHMPSELHPIEDAQGSVGIYSAHPEQGKENTDNIPLKSLSDPVKLDEEVKEAGSNQVIDHLPSELHPVEDAQGSVAPNSAHNEQGKDSPDNRPAQPFMYKENSCLQFKSK; this is translated from the exons CATTTCGATATACTCGAGAGCCAGCAGTCTCCAAGGATTTCTTTCTGATGGGAAGAAGTCTGATCCTCACAAAGTAGCTG GGGCTGCTCAATGCCTAGGAGAATTATACCGATATTTTGGTAGGCGAATCACGTCGGGTTTACGTGAGACGACTATGATTGCCACAAAGCTCATCAGATTTCATGAG GAATTTGTGAGACAAGAGGCTTTATATATGCTTCAAAATGCTTTGGAAGGTTCTGGTGGTAGTGCTGCTGCTTCAGCATATACCGAGGCTTTTCGTCTCATCATGCGGTTTGCTGTTGGTGATAAATCATTTCTTGTCAGAATTGCTGCTGCAAGATGTTTGATGGCATTCGCAATTATTGGAGGACCGGGTTTAGGGGTGGGAGAGCTTGACAATTCAGCCTCTTTCTGTGTTAAG GCCCTTGAGGATCCTGTTTCATCTGTCCGTGATGCATTTGCTGAAGCATTGGGTTCACTGCTTGCTCTTGGAATGAATCCTGTTGCACAG GTTCAACCAAGAGGGAAGGGACCTCTTCCTCCAGCAAAGAAACTAGAAGGTGGTTTGCAAAGGCATTTAGCGTTGCCTTTCGCAAAAG CAACTGGCGCTCGGTCAAAGGATGTGCGAGTTGGCATAACATTGTCTTGGGTGTTCTTCTTACAG GCAATCCGTTTGAAGTACATGCATCCAGACACTGAGCTACAAAACTATGCTGTTCAGGTTATGGACATGCTTCGTGCTGATGCTTCTGTTGATGCCTACACTCTG gcttgtgttctctatatccTTCGTGTTGGTGTTACCGATCAGATGACAGAGCCTACCCAGAGGAGTTTTTTGGTTTTCCTTGGACAGCAG CTTATGTCTCCTGATGCCAGTCCTTCCATGAAAATTGCTGGTCTACGTACGGTCTCATATACCCTAAAAACTCTGGGAGAG GTTCCAGTTGAGTTCAAGGAAGTACTTGACGATACTGTTGTTGCAGCAGTATCTCATTCTTCTCAACTT GTACGAATTGAGGCTGCTTTGACATTGCGTGCACTGGCTGAGGTTGACCCCACCTGTGTTGGTGGTTTAATTTCGTATGGGGTGACCATGTTGAATGCtttgagagaaaatatatcATTTGAAAAG GGAAGCACTTTGCAGATAGAGCTCGATTCTTTGCACGGGCAAGCTACTGTGTTGGCAGCTCTGGTGTCCATTTCCCCAAAATTACCTCTTGGTTATCCTGCTAG GTTGCCCAGATCAATTCTTGAAGTTTCAAAGAAAATGTTGACTGAATCCAGTCGGAATCCTTTGGCTGCTACAATTGAAAAAGAAGCTGGGTGGTTACTTTTGTCATCTCTCTTGGCATCTATGCCCAAGgag GAGCTTGAAGACCAAGTTTTTGATATTCTTTCCTTGTGGGTGTCCCTTTTTACTGGAAACccacaaaatgaaacaaaccAAACTGGGGATTTGATATCTAGGATTCG CATGTGGTCTGCTGCAATTGATGCACTCGCATCATTTTTAAGATGCTTTCTTTCCCATGATGCTAAGAATAATCGGATTTTGCTTCAACCTGTGCTTGTATACCTAAGTAG GGCTTTGTCCTACATATCATTGATAGCTGCCAAAGAACTGCCAAACGTGAAGCCTGCTCTGAATATATTCATTATCAGGACACTGATAGCTTATCAGTCTCTTCCTGATCCAATGGCATATAAGAATGAACACCCCCAGATTATCCTAATTTGTTCAAGTCCATTCAG AGAGGCTTTTGGATGTGAAGAAAGTTCATGCTTGAGGTTTCTGTTAGACAAGAGAGATGCGTGGTTAGGTCCTTGGATTCCTGGAAG GGATTGGTTTGAAGATGAACTTCGTGCTTTTCAAGGCGGAAAAGACGGACTTATGCCCTGTGTCTGGGAGAATGAGGTTTCTAGCTTTCCTCAG CCGGAACCAGTAAACAAGACATTGGTGAACCAGATGCTCCTCTGCTTtggagtcatgtttgcatctCAG GATAGTGGTGGGATGTTGTCACTTCTTGTAATGATTGAGCAATCTTTGAAAGCTGGACGAAAGCAACCATGGCATGCAGCTAGTGTGACCAATATATGTGTGGGCTTACTCTCGGGATTCAAG GCCTTGCTTTCCTTGCGTTCCCAGCCATTAGCACTTGATATACTAAATTCAGCACAGGCTATATTTCAG AGTATTCTAGCAGAGGGTGATATCTGTCCATCACAACGTCGGGCTGCATCAGAATGTCTTGGCCTTTTAGCTCGTCTTGGAAATGATATCTTTACAGCTAGAATG ACTAGATCACTGCTTGCTGACCTAACTGGAGCTACAGATTCGAACTATGCAGGATCTATTGCTTTTGCTCTGGGTTGCATTCATTGCAG TGCTGGAGGCATGGCACTGTCAACTTTAGTGCCTTCAACTGTTAGCTCAATTTCTTTGCTGGCTAAAAGTTCAATAGCTGGTTTACAGATCTGGTCTTTACACGGGCTTCTGTTAACCATAGAAGCTGCTGGCTTGTCCTATGTATCTCAAGTTCAG GCAACACTTGGCCTTGCTTTGGATATTCTTTTGTCGGAAGAGAATGGTTGGGTTGTACTTCAGCAAGGGGTTGGCCGTCTTATAAATGCTATTGTCGCTGTTCTTGGTCCTGAACTTTCCCCTGGAAGTATTTTCTTTTCACGTTGCAAg TCAGTTGTTTCAGAGATAAGCTCTGGCCAAGAAACAGCGACATTGCTTGA GAGTGTTCGCTTTACTCAACAACTTGTACTATTTGCACCACAAGCCGTGTCTGTGCACACTCATGTCCAAACTCTTCTTCCTACTTTATCCTCAAGACAG CCAGTTTTGAGGCATCTTGCTGTTTCCACTCTTCGGCATCTTATTGAGAAAGATCCG GTATTCGTTGTCGACGAGCAAATAGAAGATAAATTATTTCAGATGCTGGATGAAGAAACTGATTCCGA GATTGGTGATCTGGTGCGGACCACAATTATGCGATTGCTACATGCATCAAGCCCTTCACGTCCATCTCATTGGATGTCAATATGCCGTAGTGTG GTTCTTGCCACATCAATGAGAAATGCTGATGCCATTAACGGATTAGGAAATGATCTTGTGGGTGCAGAGGGTGGCCCAAGTTTAAATTctggagaagatgatgataacATGGTTTCTGGCTCTAAAGGCTCATCCGAATTTAGTCTCAGCAGGGATAAGCACCTCAGATATCGAACCAGAGTTTTTGCTGCTGA GTGTTTGGGTTACCTACCTGGAGCTGTTGGAAAGAATGCAGCTCATTTTGATCTCGGTTTGGCAAGGGATCAATCTACTAATGGACGAGCTTCTGGTGAATGGCTTGTTCTCCACATACAAGAACTTATAGCACTTGCTTATCAG ATAAGCACAATCCAGTTTGAAAATCTGCAGCCAATTGGTGTATTACTTCTGAGTACGATTATAGATAAG TTCGAGAGGACTCCTGACCCGGAGCTTCCAGGGCACCTCTTACTGGAACAGTATCAG GCTCAGCTAGTGTCTGCTGTCCGCACTGCTTTAGACTCTTCCTCTGGTCCTATTCTCTTGGAAGCAGGCTTCCAGTTGGCTACAAAG ATATTCACAAGTGGAATGATTGAAGGTGATCAGATTGCTGTTAAGCGCATATATTCTTTGATTTCGCGACCATTGAATGACTTCAAGGACCTTTATTATCCTTCATTTGCAGAATGGGTTTCGTGCAAG aTTAAGATTAGACTTCTTGCTGCACATGCCTCTCTCAAATGTCACACATATGCATTCTTGAGGAGACATCAAACTGAGGTTCCAGATGAATATTTAGCACTATTACCATTATTTTCAAAGAGTTCAGACATACTGGGAAAGTACTGGATTAGAGTTTTGAAGGACTATAGCTATATTTGCTTGCGTGTGCATCTTAAAGCCAAG TGGAATCCTTTTCTTGATGGAATACAATCACCTCTGGTATCGTCAAAGTTGCAGCCCTGCTTGGAAGAATCATGGCCTGTAATATTGCAGGCAATTGCATTGGATGCAGTTCCTGTGAATCTTGAAGAGAACAAATATTCAAAACCCACTGACAGAATCACATCAAGAAATTGCTTATTGTCCGGACATAGTATGGTTAAACTGGAATCTGAAGACTATCAGTTTCTCTGGGGATTTGCTCTTCTTGTTTTATTTCAGGGGCAAAGTTCAACCCTCAGTGGAttgaaaaatcaagtttctttTGTGAAAGCTTATAACAGGGGAGATCCATCCAGCGAAGAATTGTCTTCCTCGGTAGTGAAGTTATTTGAAATTGTATTACCGGTCTTCCAGTTTCTGTCCACCAAAAGGTTTGCCAGTGCAGGATTTCTCAGTATGGACATATGCAATGAATTGCTTCAG GTTTTCTCTTATTCTATATACATGGATAATTCATGGGATACCCTTTCAGTGTCTGTTCTGTCACAG ATTGTGGAGAATTGCCCCGAAACATTTTACGAACCGGAAAACTTTGCTTATCTCGCAATGGAACTCTGTTTGGCATACCTCTACAAAGTGTTTCAAAG TACAGAGGCAATATCTCTGGATAAATCCTTGGAGGATTTAATATCCTCAATACTTGTCACAGCAAAAACCCTTGTGAACAGTTTTCGACCAAAG AAACAACTGGTATCTGCGGCATTGGCATTTCTTTTAATTGGTTACAAGGGAATCAGAGAAGTCTCTACTAACTTCTGCTTCTCCAGACTTATTGAATATTTCAACTGCACGAGCCTCCTGTTCAAAAGATATATTGATG GTATTTGCagtgttggtgatgatggtaTTCTTCAGATGAGAAAAATATTGGGAACTTGTCTGAATGAGATCACTAATTTGACCAAGGACTGCATCAAGTGTATTCAAATGTTGGAAAATAAGAGATCTGATTTGCATGCATTACTGCAAACAAAGCTTGCTTTCTCTCTTGAGCAAACTATATCATTTGCCAAGTTGTCGTACGAAATGGATTATATCAGAGATCATACAGATGGTGATTCGATGTATTATGGTATGTTTAAATATTGCACCAGATGTGTCCAAACTGTACTCACCGATTCAAGTTTACAG GTTCAACGAATTGGGATGCAAGTACTGAGAAACCTGATTCAGAAAGGCACAAATGTAGAGGATGACACTTTCTTAATGCTTTTCATTGGGGAACTTGCCAGTGATCTTTTCCTTATTATGCAGAATATGTTAAAG AAACCTGTAACTGCAGAAGCAGCATCTGTAGCTGGTGAATGTTTAGGACTTTTAGTGCTTCTGCAAACATCATCAAAATCTAGCGAATGTCAGAGAGGTTTTATGAATTTGCTTCTGGAAGCTGTTCTCGTGatcttcaagtcttcagaaGAAGGTTCTTCTCAG GAAGTCGATAAATTAAGAAGCACTGCTGTGAGACTTGTCTCTCATCTTGCTCAAGTTCCTTCCTCTGCAGTTCACTTCAAGGACGTGTTGCTGTCTATGCCTCTGACTCAACGACAGCAATTTCAG ggGTTTATTCGTGCTTCTGTGTCACAAGAGCTTACTACAGCACACATGAAGCCCGCAACTCCATTTTTGGAGATAAAATTACCAGTGCCAGCCGTAGTAAGTAAAGAAACGCAGCCTCCACTACCAGCCACTACAGCAAATCGTCCTGCTTCTGATATTGAAAGAgatgaagaggaggaagaagatgaagatgaagatgattgGGATGCCTTTCAGTCTTTTCCTGCTACTACAAATGCAGCTGAAAATGACTCGAGAGTGGACGATGCTTTTGAAACACCCAACCTGGTTGAGAAAACGTCTACCTCGGAGGTGAATACAGAGAGTGATCAGTTCCATGGAGATTCTGTTTCCCAAACTCTCAACAATGTAGAGGCTACTAGCACACCAGGCCATCAAGAGGCTGGCGAGGCTGAGGTGATATCTGATTCCCTCGATGATCTGCCATCCTCGAAGGGTTTACATGTTCGGAATGTTGAGACAGACGAACCCCATGATTCCCAAACTAATGGTATTGAGGCATCTGATGATCGGAAGGAGAGAGATAATAAGTTATTATCCGGACCGGAAGTGGGAATGGGAACAGAATTGAACAAAGTTACTGAACACATGCCATCTGAACTTCATCCTATTGAGGATGCTCAAGGATCAGTTGGAATATATTCAGCACACCCTGAGCAGGGAAAGGAGAACACAGATAATATACCTTTGAAATCATTATCGGATCCTGTAAAGCTTGATGAGGAAGTAAAGGAAGCAGGGTCGAACCAAGTTATAGACCACCTACCATCTGAACTTCATCCTGTTGAAGATGCTCAAGGGTCGGTTGCACCGAATTCAGCACACAATGAGCAGGGAAAGGACAGCCCTGATAATAGACCAGCACAACCGTTCATGTATAAGGAAAACTCATGcttacaattcaaatcaaaatGA